TTTTCATTGATAAGGGCAATGATTTTTTGTGTTAAATCGGGCTTCTGTGCCATCAACTCGCGCAAATAACTTAAACGAATAATTCTTACGGTGGCATTATCCAAAGCTTTTGCAAACTCTTTGCGGTGGGTTTCGTTACTCAGCCCCTGCTCCCCAAAAATCTGACCACTGCTCAACATATCTTGCAATACTTCTTTTCCTTCTTCATCAATAAACCCCAACTTTATTCTGCCCGATTCTAAATAATATACTTTTTCGGTGGTAGAATTGGGCAAATAAAAATACTCGCCACGTTGCACATTACGAGTAACAACCGAACTATCCAAACTATTGGGTTCGTTGTTCAAAAACTCCACTACACCTATGGAGGGTTTATAGTTGGAAATAGCAATGGACATAAAAAGACGCTTTAAATAAAAAAATAGATATTATATCTTTTGTTTATAACAGTGGAAAATTCCGATGATTTTTTTATAAAAAAAGCGACATATTTATTGCTTATCCGAACTTTAAATAAAAGTTTTTTTTGTTTACATAGTTTTTTTATTTACATAAATTATTGATTATCAATGTGTTATATTTTTACAAAAATAAATGTTTTTTTTCTTTTTCCAAGAAAAACGCCTTGTTTTTGTATTTTAATTTAATAAAAAACGTGATTTTTTTAATAAAAAACTATTCTTTATCATTTTTTACCAATAACCACAATACAGATGATATACTAAGAGCAATGGCGCAAATGATAAAAATGATGTTTTTATCGTGTGTTTTTTCAATAATTGAGCCTATCAGTGCACTCACTATCAACTGAGGTATCACCACCGACAAATTAAAAATCCCCATAAACCAGCCCATCTTGCGGCTGTCCACGCGGTCGGCAACAATGGCGAAGGGAGGCTCACCACCGATGCCCAGCCCACACCTGCCACCGCCATAAACAAATACAGCATGGCAGTGCTTTTTCCGGCAAACAAAATACCCCAATATGCCAATGCCATCACCACCAAGCAAAGGGTATGCGTTTTTACACGCCCGATGCGCTGTGCCAAAGGATTGAGAACGGTAGCGGGCAATATAAAACCTACACTGTTGAGAATAAGAAAAGCCATTGCTATTGTTTTGCCGTTAGTAGCGTCATCTAAACCCAATACATGTTTGAGATAAGCAAAAATAAACACAAACATCGTTTGCACACCCAACCACGTAAATCCGTGTGCTATCAAAATTGCCCACATATTCTGAGCGGGTTTTTCGGGCTTTGTATCTGTTGAAGTATCTGATACGGCGGCGGTACTTATGAGTTGGCGCGGCTCTTCGATCAACAAAGTAGGCAGCCACGAAAACAACAGCACTACTGCCACACCGATATAAATAAGTGCGTAGTTGCCCCACATCGTGCCGATAAAATACGCCAGTACGCCCAAACTCCCCGACACCGTTTGCATAATCGTGTAGCCTTTGGTGCGGGCTGTACCTTCGGGAGTGAGGTCGGCGATGAGGCTGCGCGTGGGGTTGAAACTGATATTAATGGCTAAATCCAACGTAAGAGCCACCAACAAAGCTACTGCCAACAGGTTCGTAGTACCCAGTCCGGCGGCGATGCTGTCCAAATTCGGCAAACACAACAACATCAAAGCTGCCAGCGTGCCGCCAATAAGGATAAAAGGGCGGCGGCGACCGTTCCAAAACCACACCCCATCACTGATTTTCCCTACCAGCAATTGCCCGATAATACCCGCCAAAGGACCGGCAGCCCACACATAACTCACCTGCTCTATATTGAGTTTATACTGCGTGGATAAAATCCAACTCAATGCCGAAATTTGAACACACAAAGCAAAACCCATCGCTGTGGCGGGCAAACTCATCAGTGCATAAAATGCGTTGTTTAATTGTTTTTGAATATTTAGCATGGCGTATTGCGGTATTTTTTTGGTACAATATAAAGAACTAAGCAGCAAGATAATACATCTATTGAATTTTGTAAGTATCCGACAACAAAAATGAGAACAGCAAATATACTTAGCGAAGGACAAATTAGCAGATAAGGCTTTTTAACAAAGGACAATTCATAAAAAATATTTTAAAAATGCTGTTCGGCAGCACAAAAAATTGTCGTAATTTTGCACCATCATTTATATAAAATATATCAAAAATGAATACGCTTATCCACACTATTCCGCAGTCTGCATCAACAGCAGATTTTTTGCCCATTAAAGGCACCGATCATATTGAATTTTATGTAGGCAATGCCAAACAAGCCGCCTTATACTATCAGTACGCTTTCGGATATACGTTGGTAGGCTATGCCGGTCCCGAAACAGGACTACGCGACCGCGCTTCGTATGTGTTGCAGCAAAATAAAATTCGTTTAGTATTCACCACCGCACTTACGCCTCATCACGAAATTGCGCAGCATTGTCATTTGCATGGCGACGGCGTAAAAGTACTCGCTTTATGGGTAGATGATGCTTATCAGTCTTTTGAAGAAACGGTGCAGCGCGGGGCTGTGCCCGCCATTGAACCTTATACCGTGAGCGATGAATGGGGCGAAGTGCGCATTTCGGCAATAAAAACCTACGGCGACACGATTCATAAATTTGTAGAACGTACTAATTATAGCGGCGTGTTTTTGCCGGGCTATCAGCCGCGTACTTCCTCTGCCGAAATTGCAGGTACGCCCGTTGGTTTGCAATATGTAGATCATTGCGTGGGCAATGTGGAATTGGGCGGTATGGATCGCTGGGTGAATTTTTATGAAAATGTGATGGGCTTCAAATTGCTCCTTACCTTCGACGATAAAGATATATCTACCGAATACTCGGCACTGATGAGCAAAGTGGTGAGCAACGGCAACGGCTACATCAAATTTCCTATCAACGAACCTGCAACCGGTAAAAAGAAATCACAAATTGAAGAATACTTAGATTTTTATCAGGGTGCCGGCGTACAACATATTGCCGTCATCACATACGACATCATACACACCGTAACCGAATTGCGCCGTCGCGGTGTGGAGTTTTTGCACGTTCCTGACGTTTATTATGAGGATTTATTGGAGCGCGTGGGCAAAATAGACGAAGATATTGAGCCTTTGCGCCGACTGAATATTTTGGTGGACAGAGATGAAGAAGGATATTTGTTGCAAATATTCACCAAACCCGTAGAAGACCGCCCGACTTTGTTTTATGAAATTATCCAACGCAAAGGAGCAAAATCTTTTGGAAAAGGTAATTTCAAAGCCTTATTTGAGTCTATTGAGCGCGAACAAGCCCTGCGCGGTAATTTATAATAGCCCCCAGATAAAAATTTGCGGGCGCAGGTTTTTATATTCTACCTAAAAAAAAGAGAAGAACTGTTTAATTTTAATTAATAATTCACCGATTCATTTGGCTAATCCTTGGCACAGCAATCATTACTGCTGCTAAGGATTTTTTATGTGTATTTTAAGATTCTTAACACGGCAGGTACGAAATCTTTATAGAAAAAATTAATACCGAAAATCTCAAATCCCCTTTCGGAGCGATATATGGTTTTAAACTTTGCCAAAGTAGGAAAACTAAACGCTTTTTGCTCTGCGACAAAAAAGACTAAAATGCTTTTCGGCTTTTTACAACAAATTCAATTAATTATAAGTTATTAATAATCATTAACTTATAATTAATTATTTATTTTAAAAATTCAAAAAAATTATTCCTAAAACCACAAAAAATCGCCTTCGGCACGATGTATGTATTGTTTATTTAAAAAATATACATGTATATTTGTTACATCACTTACATAAATTATTTATTGTGCAAAGCAATACTTATCATATTATCACCCAAATCGTAATGGTCATTATTACCATTACGATTAGCAATGTGGTCATTACCGATCATACAGGGGGTATTATATGGCAATAAAAATGTTTTAAGAAAAAATAGTATTTTATTGACACACAAAAGCCCCCTTATCACAATGAGGGGGCTTTTTTTATTTATATCATCTTTTTAAAAACAAACTGCAAAATGATGTATTATCACGCCAACACCCTTTTATTTTTAGATGGTCAGTATATCAAAGCCTCCGAAGCACATACCGACCTGTACAGCCAAACACTGCACTACGGCAATGGTGTTTTTGAAGGAATCAGAGCCTACAACACCGGCGGTGGTACACGCATTTTCAAAGCCAAAGAACATTTTGAAAGGCTGTTGTATTCGGCACGTATGATGCACATCACCTTGCCCTACACCGCTGCCGACCTCGAAAGCATCGCCTACGAAGTACTGGCAAAAAACAACCTATCTGATGCTTACCTGCGCCCCTTGGCATATTTAGGAGCGAATATGTCGCTCACACCCACCACCGAAGTTCATTTTACGATGATGGCTTGGGAATGGGGCAAATATCTCGGCGACCAACTCACTCGCGTATATCTTTCCTCCTATTGTCGCCCACACCCCAAATCCTGCCATGTAGAAGCCAAAACGGTAGGGCATTATACCAACAGTATTTTAGCCACCACCGAAGCCAAAAGCAAAGGGTATGATGAAGCATTGCTCTGCGATATGAACGGGTTTGTAGCAGAAGGTTCGGGCGCAAATTTCTTTTTTGA
The window above is part of the Sphingobacteriales bacterium genome. Proteins encoded here:
- a CDS encoding branched-chain amino acid transaminase, which codes for MYYHANTLLFLDGQYIKASEAHTDLYSQTLHYGNGVFEGIRAYNTGGGTRIFKAKEHFERLLYSARMMHITLPYTAADLESIAYEVLAKNNLSDAYLRPLAYLGANMSLTPTTEVHFTMMAWEWGKYLGDQLTRVYLSSYCRPHPKSCHVEAKTVGHYTNSILATTEAKSKGYDEALLCDMNGFVAEGSGANFFFEKNKTLYTAPLGNILAGITRATVLELAAAEGIQIVEKHFTPEEVLQADSAFFCGTAAEIAGIASLNDYVFPLAWQNSLGTVLQKKYKARVVEY
- a CDS encoding Crp/Fnr family transcriptional regulator, with translation MSIAISNYKPSIGVVEFLNNEPNSLDSSVVTRNVQRGEYFYLPNSTTEKVYYLESGRIKLGFIDEEGKEVLQDMLSSGQIFGEQGLSNETHRKEFAKALDNATVRIIRLSYLRELMAQKPDLTQKIIALINEKHYKMQERWRSQTRTHSKVRIIYFMIDLAKQHGRKVGTEMLVLNFFTHQELADLVGSSRQTVTMLLNDLKSRNLIYFDRKRLLIRNMELLAKECYSV
- the hppD gene encoding 4-hydroxyphenylpyruvate dioxygenase → MNTLIHTIPQSASTADFLPIKGTDHIEFYVGNAKQAALYYQYAFGYTLVGYAGPETGLRDRASYVLQQNKIRLVFTTALTPHHEIAQHCHLHGDGVKVLALWVDDAYQSFEETVQRGAVPAIEPYTVSDEWGEVRISAIKTYGDTIHKFVERTNYSGVFLPGYQPRTSSAEIAGTPVGLQYVDHCVGNVELGGMDRWVNFYENVMGFKLLLTFDDKDISTEYSALMSKVVSNGNGYIKFPINEPATGKKKSQIEEYLDFYQGAGVQHIAVITYDIIHTVTELRRRGVEFLHVPDVYYEDLLERVGKIDEDIEPLRRLNILVDRDEEGYLLQIFTKPVEDRPTLFYEIIQRKGAKSFGKGNFKALFESIEREQALRGNL